The nucleotide window CGCATTTCTCCAGCTCGGGAATGCAGCTGGCCGGATCCACGCCGGGCGACTGCGGCAGCATTGCCGCCGTCGCGAAATGGTCCGGGAACAGTTGCGCCACGCGCGCACACAGTTCGTTGCAGATCGCCGCCCAGGTGGCGCTGGTGTTGAAGTCGCCGATATGGTGCGCCATGAAGCTGGCGCGCGGCGAGAAGATCGTCAAGTCCGAGCCCCGTTCCTTCATCAGGCGCAGCTGGTTGGCTTCGATCGTGTCGCGCAGCTCGTCGTCGGAGATCTTCAGGTCGGACACGCGCGGGCCCAGCTCCGGCGTGTTCAGGTTGGCGACCTGCCGGTTGCGCCATTCCTCCAGCGCCCTGGGCGCCGTGGTGTAGTGGCCATGGCAGTCGATGATCAGTGGCTTTTTCATCTAATTCGTATCCTTAACAAGGTATCAAGACTTCGCCGCGCATGATGGGGCGGGCGGTGCGCAGCAGTGCCGCGCGGGTGACCTGCTGGCCGTCGACATCCAGTTCGACGGAAAACTCGCCGGTCGGATGTTCGACCGATACCGCCTTCGTGCGGCCGGCCGGCACGCTCGCGATGCCCTGCGTGATCGCGCCGTCCAGCACGCAGGCCGTGGCAACGGTGACCGCTGCCAGCACGCCGATGGAGTCGTGGCAGACGTGCGGAATGAAGCAGCGCGTGGCGATCGTGCCACCCGCCGCGGGGGGAGCCACGAGGCACATCTTCGGGTAGTTCTTCGCCTTCACGTCGCCCAGGCCCATCAGCGGGCCGCAAGCCAGGCGCAGCGCCTCGAGCTTGTCCTTCAGCGCCGCGTGGCCGTTCAGGTACGCCGCGCTTTCGTCGCCGGCGATGCCGAAATCGGCGGCGCGCACCAGCACCATCGGCATGCCGTTGTCGATCAGCGTTGCCGCGACGGTGCCGAGGCCGGGCACGGCAACGTGGTCGAGCGCGCGGCCGCTCGGCAGCAGCGCCGGGCATACCGAACCGGCCGTGTCGAGGAACTCGATGCTGACGGGCGCTGCGCCGCCGGGCACGCCGTCGATGCGCGTGGTGCCCGTGTACTGCAGGCGTCCTGCCGGCGTGGGCACCGTAACGTCGCATTGCATGCCGGTGTTCAGGGTGAGGATGCGCGCCGTCGTCGTGCCATCGCCGATGGGCAGCAGGCCCCGTTCCAGCGCGAACGGCAGCACGGCGGCCAGCATGTTGCCGCAATTGGGCGTCACGTCCACCGTGTCGCTGTCCGGCTGCAGCTGGGCGAACAGGAAGTCGAGGTCAACGCCCGGCGTGGTACTGCGGCGCACGATGCCGACCTTGCTGGTCAGCGGATGCGCGCCGCCCAGGCCGTCGATCTGGCGCGGATCGGGCGAGCCCAGGGCGGCCAGCAGCACCTTGTCGCGCTGTGCCGGATCGGCCGGCAGGTCGGCCTCGACGAAGAACGGGCCGCGCGAGGTGCCGCCCCGCATCAGCATGCAGGGCACGGCGCGCAGGTCGGAGGGAGCATATTCCATGGCACGGTTGACGTGAGTTGACATGCCGGCCAGTATCCGTGGCGGCGCCTGCCGCGTGGTTGCGTTGTGCCCGGCGTTTTGTTCTAATTCCCTTATCGCCCCTCTTCCGGTCCGCATCGATGTCTTTGGTCAGCCTGCGTCACCTGCATGCCTTTTCCGTGGTTGCCGCCACCGGCGGCATTCGCCGCTCTTCCGATGCGCTGTTCCGTGCCTCGTCGGCGGTAGCACGCTCCGTGACAGCGCTGGAGGCCAGCCTCGGCGTGCTGCTGTTCGAGCGCAAGGGTCGGGGCATGCTGCTGACGGCGGCCGGCCAGCTGGCGAAACTGCGCGCCGACCGCATCGAGGCCGAATTGCGCGACGTGCGCGACGACGCCGTGCGCCTGCGCGAAAAATGGCTGGAAAAGGCCGTGGACCGGAGCCCCGCCAGCAATGATCGAGGAAAATTCAGCGGCAATGTCGGCGGCATCGAGGCGCTGCTGAATGAACGCCGGCTGCAGGCCGCCGTGCTGCTGGCCGAAGTGCACCACATGCCCACGGTGGCGCACACGGTGGGCACCTCGCAATCGGCCGTCAGCCAGGCCATCGCGCGGCTGGAAGACATGCTGGGCCAGCCGCTGTTCCTGCGCACCGCGCACGGCATGGTGCCCACCGACGCGGGCCGGCGCTGGGTGGAACGGTTCGAACGCGTGCTGGCCGAGCTGCGGCACATCCCGGAAGACATCGCCGCGCTGGCCGGCGTGGTGGAAGGCGTGGTCACCGTGGGCGCCTTGCCGCTGGCGCGTTCGCAACTGCTGCCGGGCGCGATCGCGGCCGTGCTGCAAAAGCATCCGCGGCTGCGCATCCGCTCGCTGGAAAGCCCGTACGAGGAATTGACGGCCGGGCTGCTGTCCGGCCGCGTCGACTTCATCGTCGGTGCGCTGCGCCAGGGTGCCGGCGACGCGTTCGAGGACCGCGTGCTGATCGAAGACCGCGTGGCCCTGATCGCCCGGCGCGGCCATCCGCTGGCCGCGCCGAACGGTGCACGCCACGTTACCGATGCCGAGCTGGCCGGCTACCCGTGGGTACTGTCGCGCGCTGGCACGCCGCTGCGCGAATCGCTGGAAGCGTTTTTCCGCGGCCGCGGCGTGTCCCCGCCGGTGCCGGCGGTGGAAACGGGCGACCTGGCGCTGCTGCGCGGCCTGCTGGTGGAAAGCGACATGCTGACAGTCCTGTCGGCCCACCAGCTGCACCATGAAATCGCCACCGACCAGCTGGCGGTGCTGCCCTACGACATGGCCGGACTCGAACGCCGCATCGGCCTGATCACCCGGCGCGGCGCCCACCTGTCGCCCGGCGCCAACGCACTGCTGGCCGAGATCGACGCCTGCGCCGCCCGCTGGCGCTGACGCTTCCCCCGCGCTTTACATTCCTTTACCTCCGCCCAAAGCCGATAAGCAGATTGCAACGCTGCGGCAGGTAATGGCAATACTCCCCGGAACGCCAAAACGTACACTTGCCTTGCGGTGATGCCTGATATTCAAGGATGGCATTACCGGGCAGGTCCGCGCCGCCACACGCGCTGCCCGACCAAAACAGGTGTTTACCAATTGGAGACTTAATGAATACCGTACAATCGCTCGACGTCCGGGCCACCATCAACGGCCGCCCCATGAGCGGCTACCAGTGGCTGCTGCTGGTGCTGTGCTTCCTCATCGTGGCGACCGATGGCATGGACGTGGCCATCATGGGCTTCCTGGCGCCCGCCATCACCAAGGAATGGGGTATTTCCAAAGCGGCGTTCGGCGTGGTGATGAGCGCCGCGCCCATCGGCCTGGCCATCGGCGCGCTGCTGGTCGGCCCGCTGTCCGACCGCTACGGCCGCAAGAAACTGCTGATGTCGGCGATTTTCTGCTTCGGCCTGTTCAGTCTGCTGTGCGGCTTCGCGACCGATGTGATCAGCTTATCGGTACTGCGCTTCCTCACCGGCCTGGGCCTGGGCGCGGCGATGCCGACGACGACCACGCTGCTGTCCGAATACCTGCCCGAGAAATCGCGCAGTACGCTGCTGGCGGTGATGTTCACCGGCTTCAACCTGGGTTCCGCGCTGGTGGGCTTCGGCGCCGCCGCGATCCTGCCCGACCATGGCTGGCGCACGGTGCTGATGGTGGGCGGCGCGATTCCGCTGGCCTGCCTGCCGTTCTACCTGTGGCTGGTGCCGGAATCGACGCAGTTCCTCGTGACGAGGAAGTTCCCCGCCGAACGCATCGCCCGCACGCTGCGCCGTGTCTGCGGCGGCGATATCCCGCAAGCCGAAACCTACACGAACAGCGAGCAGGCCGTGAAGGAAGCGGCACCGGCCAAGGCGCTGCTGTCCGGCCAGTTCCGGAAAACCACGCTGTCGCTGTGGGCCACCTACTTCATGGGCCTGCTGGTGATCTACCTGCTGAGCGGCTGGCTGCCGACCCTGATCAAGGATGCCGGCCTGCCGATCGAGCGCGCCGCCAACATCACCGCGCTGTTCCAGCTGGGCGGCACCGTGGGCGCGCTGTTCGTCGGCTACTTCATGGACCGCTGGGTGCCCAACAAGGTGATCGCCACCGCCTACATCGGCGGCGCCGCTTTCATCCTGATGCTGGCATCGTCCAGCGTGGAATCGTCGCTGTTCGCGGTACTGGTGCTGCTGGCCGGCTTCTGCATGAGCGGCGCCCAGACCGGCATGAACGCCTTCGCGCCGTCCTGCTATCCGACCGCGGTGCGCGCCACCGGCGTCAGCTGGATGCTGGGCATCGGCCGCTTCGGCAGCATCTCCGGCTCCTTCCTGGGCGGCATGCTGCTGACGATGGGCTGGGGCTTCTCGGCCGTCATTGCGATCCTGGCGATTCCGGCCACGCTGGCCGCCATCGCGATCATCGCCGCCACGCTGGGCAAGCAACGCCAGGTACTTGCCTGACCTTATTTGCTGACCTTATTTGCTGACCTCATTTGCCGGACCTTGCTTGCCGGACCTTGCTTGCATCACCTGAATGACCTGCCCCTCGTGGCCTGAACCACTGCAACGGAATAGACATCATGGCTAACATCATCGGCGCGATCGCGTCTTCCCACACTCCCACGATCGGCTTCGCGCTGGACGCGAACAAGCAGCACGACGCCGTCTGGGCCCCAATCTTCAAGGCCTACGAGCCGGTGCAGCAATGGCTGGCGGAAAAGAAGCCCGACGTGCTGCTGATGATCTTCAACGATCACGTGACGTCGTTCTTCTTCGACCATTACTCGGCGTTCGCACTGGGCATCGGCGACGAATACAAGCCCGCCGACGAAGGCGGCGGCGCGCGCGACCTGCCCGCTATCGCCGGGCACACCGGCCTGGCGCAGCACATCGGCCAGTCGCTGATGGCCGATGAATTCGACATGTCGTTCTTCCAGGACAAGCCGCTCGACCATGGCTGCTTCTCGCCGCTGTCGATCATGTGGCCGCACGACGGCGCCGGCCCGAACCCATGGCCGGGCAGCATCGTGCCGCTGCAGGTGGGCGTGCTGCAATTCCCCGTGCCGTCCGGCCGCCGGTGCTACAAGCTGGGACAGGCGCTGCGCCGCGCCATCGAGAGCTTCCCGGAAGACCTGGACGTGGCGATCGTGGCGACCGGCGGCCTGTCGCACCAGGTGCACGGCGAACGCGCGGGCTTCAACAACACCGAGTGGGACAGCCGCTTCCTCGACATGTTCGAAGCCGACCCGGAAGCGCTGCTGGACCTGACGCACGCCGACTTCGCCCGCCTGGGCGGCTGGGAAAGCGCCGAAGTGGTGATGTGGATGATCATGCGCGGCGCGATGGCCGGCAAGATCGACTGCCTGCACCGCGAGTACTACCTGCCGTCGATGACCGGCATCGCCGTGTCGATCTACCAGAATGCCGTCGAGGTGGACCCGGCGCTGCACCAGCGCGCCGTCGAACGGCACCGCGAGCACATCGCGCACCAGACGAAAGGTGCCGAAGAGCTGGAGGGTACCTATCCGTTCACGCTGGAGACCAGTGCGCGCGCCTACCGCATCAACAAGTACCTGCACCAGCTGATCGAGCCGGAGTTCCGCGCGCGCTTCAAGGAAGCGCCGGAAGCCACGTACGACGAGGCTGGCCTGACGGACGTCGAACGGCAACTGGTCTCGCAGCGCGACTGGCAGGGCATGATCCGCTACGGCGTGATCTTCTTCCTGCTGGAAAAGCTGGGCGCGGCGGTGGGCGTGTCGAACCTGCACATCTACGCGGCGATGCGCGGCGAAACGCTGGAAGCGTTCCAGAAGACGCGCAACACCAAGGCCCTGTACTCGGTGGGCGGCGCGGCCAAGGACGCCGACTGGAACAAGCCGAAGACCTGATTGTCCTGAAGCGGGCCGGCGAGCCCGCTCCCCTGA belongs to Pseudoduganella albidiflava and includes:
- a CDS encoding 4-oxalomesaconate tautomerase, producing the protein MSTHVNRAMEYAPSDLRAVPCMLMRGGTSRGPFFVEADLPADPAQRDKVLLAALGSPDPRQIDGLGGAHPLTSKVGIVRRSTTPGVDLDFLFAQLQPDSDTVDVTPNCGNMLAAVLPFALERGLLPIGDGTTTARILTLNTGMQCDVTVPTPAGRLQYTGTTRIDGVPGGAAPVSIEFLDTAGSVCPALLPSGRALDHVAVPGLGTVAATLIDNGMPMVLVRAADFGIAGDESAAYLNGHAALKDKLEALRLACGPLMGLGDVKAKNYPKMCLVAPPAAGGTIATRCFIPHVCHDSIGVLAAVTVATACVLDGAITQGIASVPAGRTKAVSVEHPTGEFSVELDVDGQQVTRAALLRTARPIMRGEVLIPC
- a CDS encoding gallate dioxygenase → MANIIGAIASSHTPTIGFALDANKQHDAVWAPIFKAYEPVQQWLAEKKPDVLLMIFNDHVTSFFFDHYSAFALGIGDEYKPADEGGGARDLPAIAGHTGLAQHIGQSLMADEFDMSFFQDKPLDHGCFSPLSIMWPHDGAGPNPWPGSIVPLQVGVLQFPVPSGRRCYKLGQALRRAIESFPEDLDVAIVATGGLSHQVHGERAGFNNTEWDSRFLDMFEADPEALLDLTHADFARLGGWESAEVVMWMIMRGAMAGKIDCLHREYYLPSMTGIAVSIYQNAVEVDPALHQRAVERHREHIAHQTKGAEELEGTYPFTLETSARAYRINKYLHQLIEPEFRARFKEAPEATYDEAGLTDVERQLVSQRDWQGMIRYGVIFFLLEKLGAAVGVSNLHIYAAMRGETLEAFQKTRNTKALYSVGGAAKDADWNKPKT
- a CDS encoding LysR family transcriptional regulator, producing the protein MSLVSLRHLHAFSVVAATGGIRRSSDALFRASSAVARSVTALEASLGVLLFERKGRGMLLTAAGQLAKLRADRIEAELRDVRDDAVRLREKWLEKAVDRSPASNDRGKFSGNVGGIEALLNERRLQAAVLLAEVHHMPTVAHTVGTSQSAVSQAIARLEDMLGQPLFLRTAHGMVPTDAGRRWVERFERVLAELRHIPEDIAALAGVVEGVVTVGALPLARSQLLPGAIAAVLQKHPRLRIRSLESPYEELTAGLLSGRVDFIVGALRQGAGDAFEDRVLIEDRVALIARRGHPLAAPNGARHVTDAELAGYPWVLSRAGTPLRESLEAFFRGRGVSPPVPAVETGDLALLRGLLVESDMLTVLSAHQLHHEIATDQLAVLPYDMAGLERRIGLITRRGAHLSPGANALLAEIDACAARWR
- a CDS encoding MFS transporter, coding for MNTVQSLDVRATINGRPMSGYQWLLLVLCFLIVATDGMDVAIMGFLAPAITKEWGISKAAFGVVMSAAPIGLAIGALLVGPLSDRYGRKKLLMSAIFCFGLFSLLCGFATDVISLSVLRFLTGLGLGAAMPTTTTLLSEYLPEKSRSTLLAVMFTGFNLGSALVGFGAAAILPDHGWRTVLMVGGAIPLACLPFYLWLVPESTQFLVTRKFPAERIARTLRRVCGGDIPQAETYTNSEQAVKEAAPAKALLSGQFRKTTLSLWATYFMGLLVIYLLSGWLPTLIKDAGLPIERAANITALFQLGGTVGALFVGYFMDRWVPNKVIATAYIGGAAFILMLASSSVESSLFAVLVLLAGFCMSGAQTGMNAFAPSCYPTAVRATGVSWMLGIGRFGSISGSFLGGMLLTMGWGFSAVIAILAIPATLAAIAIIAATLGKQRQVLA